TAAAGGCGAGCAAAGTAAATGCTGCGATAGATGGAAGGAATTATGTCATACCTGATGATATAAAGCTCCTCACCTTTTATGTTTTTAATCATAGAATGATCATAAAACCGGAGATCATCATTCAAGAAGCACAATCCTCTCCTGGAACTTATAATGTGCTGTTCCAAATTATAGATGAAATTATAAAGAGTATAGAACCCCCGAGGTGAAGACATGCTTACAAAGCGCGGTTTCAGCATATTATCAATGCTTCCTGTCTATGTTTTTATCTCATGGGTATCAAATCAGCCAATTTTCATAGTTTCTGGAATGCTTATAATGTTTATTATAATTGTAGACTCTGTAATCTTTAAACTGAATTTTGAGAAGATTGCTTGGATCAATATCGAAAGAATTGTAGCACAGAATTATGTTGAAGTAGGTAGTGAATTGTTAGCACAACTTAAGATAATCAATATCTTAAATACTTCACTGGGACCACTCACTATCGAAGAAATAACTTCAGATTCTCTTAAAATAGTTAAATGGAACGATAAGAATACAGTAATTATACCTCCTAAGGGTACGATTCTATTAGAATATGTAATAAAAGTTCTAGGTTTAGGAAAACATAAAATTTATGGTACAAAAATTACGATTAATGATACTCTCGGTTTGTTTACTGCTAGTGTAATTGTTAAAAATGAATCATACATAATGACTAGACCCAACTTATCGTTAGTGATGCTTTCGATTGAACCTTTTATCAATGAATACTCTTATAGCGGACTTAGTAAAGCAATTAGCGGTTTGAGTAAAGAATTCGCTGAAATAAGACAATACCTTCCAGGTGACGATTATAAATCACTTGCATGGAAGATAATCTCTAAACGCCCAGATTACTCCCTCTTAGTTAAGGAATACGTACGTGAAGAGCACATAAACATTAAGATAGTATTAGATGCCAGCAATCATATGGCAAAAGGCCTTCCAGGAAAACGTAAAATTGATGTTATGATACTCTCAACAATTGCATTATGTTATATGGTTTCAAAACTAAAAGATAATGTTGATATACTCGTTTATCCCCACTTTATTAGGAGAGTTTTTACTCATAGAGATAAGAATCAGTTCCAGAATATAGTAAATTTTTTGAGCACAATAATGCCTGAAGGAGAACGCGACCTCATTAAACTTAATAACTATTTAAGAAATGTGATACGAAGAGGCGAATTAGTTTTCATAATCACTGATAGTGATGTGGTCCCTTTACATCTCCTCACTCTCATAAATAATATACGTATATTTAAAGGTACACCAATAATAGCACTCCTGAACACATCAAAGTTTTTGTACCCACCTGTAATGGATACTACAAAATTAATTGCTTATAACATTCTCACAACAGCTTATAATTCCTCATTAACAGGACTAAACAGATCATTAAAATCTAACAACATCATACATAATCTATGTGGCATGGACGATTGTGCGCAATGGTTACTTACACAATATGTCAAATTTAGAACATTAAAAGGTGTTGCACTGTGAAATACATAATTGTTCTCTTATATTCAGCATTCCTTATTCTGCTATTTATGATGGCAGATTATGCAAATTACTGGTCTGTATTGCATAAAAGTATAATAACACTTCTGAATTCTAGACCACTATATATTATAATTGTCGTTTTATTAATAACAACACCCATTTTATCAATATTTGAATCACATTTTAATCGGATGAAAAACCTAGATAAGTATTCTGATGAAATCTTCGGCTTACTGCTCATAATTGTGCTGGTTTGCATATTCATTTTTTATAACTCATCACTAATAGTGCTAGTTACAGAACCCTTATATATAATTTCGATTCTCATCGTATTTACACCACTAAGAATTATATTAGAACATCTTAGATCGTTGATAAAAGAAAACAATCCATTAAAGATTGGAATACTGACGGTTAATTTTTACATTTTTATGACAATAATAAGTGTCACTCAGACAATTGACATCAAGATCACAGGCAATTATTTGCAAGATTTTGGATTTAAATTTTCTATGTTGACATTGTACACAATTAGATATATACTACCATCAGTAACATTTCCAATCACCTTGGAGCAATCAATCACCTATATAAAAATGATTATTTTGAACTATAAATTACCAGAATCATTAGGGCTCCTCTTTATAATACTAATTGTCATCTTACTCTTCAAACCTGAAATAAATAAAAAGATTCATTCCGGCTCTATAGTCATGCTTTTTTACAGTTCCATAACACTCTTAGCATATCTTTTCTTGTTTAATGGCACACTGTTATCAACACTTCAACTAATTTCATCATGGATACTTTTACTATTAACAATTATCATATTATTAATATCAGGTGTATTGAAATGAAAGGCACTGTAATCTTCATGCTAACGCTTTTAATTCTCAACATGTTGAACGTTATTATTCAGCAAAACATTCCTGCATCAGGCTTTTCTACTAATAAATCACACTCATCTCTTGCTTTAAACCCCGTAATTGGGTCATCTGATCCTCAGCTTAGTATACCCTCAATATATCTGGGATACTCCAAATTTCTCCCATTCCATAATTATACTGCAAACGAAATAATGATATATAGTAGAGGAGACTCTCTCTGGATTCTTGTATCTAATACCTCAATCCCAACTAATATGAGCAAAAATGTGAGAATAATACTTATTAATCCAAAAAATGAAATCGCTGTAAACGCTACCATATCAGTCAATTTGCCTGTAAACATTTACAATTTTTCTTTCTCAGATTATTTAGGTTACTGGTTTCTTACAGTCCGTTCATTAGTTTATGCATTTGAATTTATTTATACTGTGCGGATACTTTTAGTAGATACTGCTCAGGATGTATCTGTAAATATTAAAAATCAATCATTAGCAATAAAACAGGGGTATCTAATATATACAGTCAATGGAACAATCGCATTTAGAAAACCGACTTCTGAGTACCAAGCACTACTTTTTCCGATATATAAATCGGTAAATACTACAGTAATCGGAATACATGGAGAACGAGTAAGAATAATCGGAAATGCGCAGATCACGAATGATATAGTAATTGATATTACATCGCCGCTCCAAATAGGCTTCCAAGTAAGTTTAAACATAGAAAGGCCTATCATATTAGAAAACTATTATACAACTGCATATCTATATTGGTATCCATCAATATACGAAGTCAAGAATACCACGCCTTCAGAGTATCATCGAATAACAATTCCGTTAAACAATTTAACAGTTGATCAACCTCTACGATTGAATATTAATTTATTAGATCCAAAGTCTCGACAGAGTTATGAAGCATATTCTTTTGATTTAGTATATTTACGTTCAATTGGAATATACCTATATACGATTAGCAGCAACATTTATTCGCATTCTATTATTAACGCAACATTTCAATCTGATTATAAAGGGTATGTCCATACGCCTTACATTTTAATAGTATTAAGCAGAACTTATGGAATATGGAGCACAAATGTGATTCCACTATTTCCACAATTTATAAAAATAAGTATAATTGATCAATTTAGCAAAAAATTATCAAATTATCAACTGGACGTAATTAACTCATCACTTTCATTCACTACTATTTTTTATGAAGGAGATACATATATAGTTCCAAGGGCTTTAAATAAATCATCGGATATTGTTCTCTATTATAACCTAACCATAAAAGAACACAACATCAACATCAATTATCATACCGGGAAAATATCGATACCATACGATCAGGTCATGCCCACTGTAATCATGAAAATTACGCTTTATAATCTCACAATTAACCTATATGCATGGAGTGAACCTTTAAACACTCCCTCTGATGTTAAAATACAAATTAGCAAGTTTGGTGATGGTAATGGCATCACTTCTCCTCAATCATCTACAATTGTTTTCAGACTGCCACCAGGACAATATAATATAAAAATATTCAACAATGATATAAACTGGTCTAAAAATGTTACTTTGAACTCTGATGTTCGAATAGATGCAGAGTTATACAACGAAGATCCAGTCCTTACATTCCTCATAATATTTATAGGTATAATAATTATAGCAAGCGAAATAACATTAGGAATCACGATATTCAGAAAAATCAAAAAAGCATAAAAATCTTTGAACATCATACTTTTGATCGCTCAACTTTATAAGTACCAGACTTTCTATTAATATTGTGAATCAAGCTAATGAGTTAAAAAAAGAAATAGTAAGCTTAATTGATGATAACACAGATGTGAATGTAAAAGCAGCTTTTTATGGTGATCCTGAAGTTACTAAGATTCTAGATAATCTATATGAGAGGTGGGAAAGCAATAACAATAAAAATGAACCTCTAGACTATGCCACAATAGATGAATTAAGGATTTTGACAATGAAAGCCAGATTTTATTATAATAATCCAATAGTAAGAAAGATTGGTGAATCGCCTGAAGACCTTCGTATTGTGCAAGAGAAACATAGCTTAAGTGAAACAATAAAACGTGTAATAAAAAGAGTGCTACTAGGTGGCGCAGATTAATAAAAATTATTTATATATAAATATAAGATTTATGTAAAGTAGAATTAATGATATTAATAAACCTTGTTCAACTCTCAAACCTTTCGTGTAAGCAAGGATGAATCCCAATATTATCAGAGACCATGATTGAAAAATCAAGAGAACATACTCATTTGAGAGATTAAACATAAATAAAAAACTATGCGTCACGTGTAACACAAAAATAGGTATCACACTTAACTCTAACAATAACAAATGACCAAACTTCCACTTATTAAAAAACAATGATGCTAACACATCACTAAAGAAGTATATTAATAACCAAGTTAACAATGAATAAACAATGTAATTCTTATTTGTGAATGTATAAAAGAATCCCAAAGGAGTTAAGTGAACCATATAAGGAATGTAAATATAGGAAATAAGCAACAGAGTTGTAAGAGGCAACCTAATCAAACGTCTTTCGCTTATCTTTGAAATGATCAGTGATAGCATTATCCCATATAGGATCTTTGTTGTTATGCTTTGTTTAGAGAATTCCACATTTTTTTCTGTTAACAATTTATAAGCTTCTTGCCCTTCTTCAGATAATGTGTACCGTTTATCAGATGTTTGAATTACTAACTTTTCAAGTATGTTTAAATGATAATAAAGCGATCCTACACTAATTCCAGTATAATTTTTTAGATCCGTAAACCTAACAGCGCCCCTCTCACCTATAAAAATTAAAATTTTTCTCCTAATCTCGCTACCAAGCACATCATACAGCTCATGCTTATCTTTCATACTGTTATAATATCATTGCGCCCGTTTATATTTTTAAAATGAATTATTACATATACTCTGATGATTTATAAAAGACTTCGTCAAGTTCTCAGATCTCATAAAAGAATTTCTTTCATATTCATATCATCAGTGATGTTCTATTCTGAAAACAATCTCTAAGAGGATTCATACTCATAGTTAAGAAAAGCTGGAGGTTAAAAGGTCATCATTTAAGTTTGTTCTATGACCTTTGTTGTAAGGTCTTCAGAGGCACTATTATAAATTACAACCAAAAACTTTTTATTTTTGCATTTCATGAGGAATATGTGATATGTCCGCTCAAAAGATACCTGAGAGGAGACTCCGCATAAGAAGAAAGGAAACAGTAAAAATTGGTAAGGCACATATAAATCCTGTAACTATGAAGGATTTGGGAATAGCAAGTAGGGTTGAGATTGTTTTAGTTGGTAAAAGACGGTTTACTTTTGATGCTGTAGAAGATGTTAATGTTCCATCAAATGAAGTTTGGATCAATAGTGATGATGCAAAAACTAATGGTATAGCGGACAATAGCATAGCAACAGTAAGAGCTGAACGTAGTTAACTTACTGGTAAGTTAATACTCTACCTTGGTTAAAATCAGGGTTGAGCAGCAGTTTCCAAATAGTTAACTTCATATGTTCTAGGGTAATGCTCTAATAGTTATGGTAGTGCTTGGTGTTCTATTCAACTATGAATCAAATCAGGAGGTTAGAGAACTCTTATAGAGGATTTTAGGGATATGGTGAACTTCTGCATTGAGAAAGCGTTTAAGATGAACGTAACCAGCTACGCCAGACTCAGGAAGCTCTGGGAATGGTAGAGGAAAGGGATTATTAGAGCTGTTAGGCTCCTAACGGGTAAGCTAAGATATCCTAAGAGAGGTTGAAAGGTTATGGAGGCGTCTTGACTGAGATGTTAAATATTTTTGCCACGTCTTTAGGTCTAAGCAGTTCCTAGCAATCTCTAGACATCATCAAGACTAAAGTAGTCAAGCTCTATTTAAATTTATCTCCTTTGAAACAGTTTCTAAGGGCATAGTCATAGAAGACTTGAAGGGAATACGTAAACACATGAACCATGGCAAGATGCTCAACCGAAGACTCCACTCATGGAACTTCAAGCCTGTGCCCGGTATGTGGTGGAAAATTAGCACCGAGTGTGCATAGGCTTTAAGGTGTAACTCATGCGGATACAAAAAGATAGAGATGTAATTACGTGTATTAATCTGCTCAGGATGTGGGGAGTTTCCGTTGACCCCGAAAGCCATCCATGAAACTTTGGCAGAGATGGAACGGATAGCAATAAAACGTTAACTATTCAACAACGGTCTTTCATTCCTAAACTTTCATTTAATATTCACGTTAATAAGGAAGTCTTTGGTTTTTGGGATGAATTGTTAAGCTTAATAAGTGTTTGGATGTGGTTCTGAATATAGCTCGCCTGTGGAGGCAAGGTTAATAGGCTAGCTGATACAGCCCTTAAATGAAATGGAATGAAGTTAAACCCAAAGGGTAATGAACAACAAACCAATGAAAACATTAAAACAAGAACCCAACCAACTTTAAACACAAAGAATATTGACATAAAATTAAATACTGGATTCTTAGAATATTCACTATAGAGGTAAGATATAATGAGTAAGTCAAGCGGAATTTTAATAAGTGAGCCAGTTTCGCCATATAGCAGATTAGTAGTGCCTCTCTCTAAGGTTATTGTTGATAAAAAAACTAGATATCAACATGTTATTATAGCAGAAACATTAGATTTTGGTAAAGTATTAGTGCTTGATGATTATATACAATCAAGTAGTAATGATGAATTCTATTATCATGAATCGTTAGTTCATCCTGCACTTTTTACTCATCCAAATCCTCAGGATGTACTTATAATTGGTGGTGGTGAAGGAGCAACGTTGCGTGAGGTTCTTAAACATGGAACTGTTAAGAAAGCTGTAATGGTTGACATTGATGGAGAATTACTGGATATTACTAAAGAATATCTGAGCGAAATGCATCAAGGGTCTTTTTTCGATCCGAGATCTGTAGTTCTAGTTGATGATGGTTTTAAATATGTTATGAATACTCAGAATAAGTTTGATGTCGTTATCATAGATTTGATAGACCCATACATAGCTGAGAGTATAGCGTCACCTTTATACGAGAAATATTTTTATGAAAGAGTTAAATCAATATTAAATGATGGAGGAATAATGGTTACTCAAGCAGGAAACTCATTTTTCTATAAAGATATATATCAAAAAGTTCTGTTAAACATACATCAAGTTTTTCCAATAGTCAGGGAATATGATATTTGGATTCCGTGTTATGGATATTCTGTAAATTACATACTCGGATCTCTCGCGAATGATCCTGGCAAATTAGATGCACAAACAATAAGATCTCTTATGATTCAACGTAATGTGAAAACACGTTTTTACTCACCAAAAATACATTTAAATTGGTTTAGGGATGATGACATATGAGTATACCACAAGTAATTCTTGATACTGCACAAAAAATAATGAACAAAGAAATTCGTGGCTCAACTCAATCAGCCATTGAGGCAATGAACGCATTAGTAACCGGTCTTCATACAATAAAGGCGAACTCTATTGAGGAAATAGAAAATGATGTTAGAGAGTGGGGAAGAATACTTTTAAGTGCTCGCCCATCAAATATAATGCTCGCAAATAGCATAAGATACGTTTTAGATAAACTCAAAGACATGAGGACATATAGTTTTAATGAGGCAGTGGAACGTATAACCCAGGATATAGTAAAACTTTCAGAAAAAATTAATGAGGCTGTTCAATTAATAACATTGATAGCATCACGACGTATAGAAGATGGAGATGTAATATTAACACACAGTTTAAGCACTACAGTACTAAAAGCACTATTTGCAGCTCAAGACGCAGGAAAAAATATATCGGTCATAGTCACTGAATCACGTCCTGATTTTGAAGGACGTATAACGGCGAGTCAACTTGCCTCTAAAGGTATTCCTGTAACATTAATAGTAGACTCTGCAGTAAGATATGTGATGAAGGATGTCGATAAAGTTATAATAGGAGCTGAAGCTGTGGCAGCAAACGGTGCAATAGTAAATAAAATAGGAACATCAGTAGTAGCAATGGTAGCATACGAAGCACGCGTTCGTGTTCACGTATTAGCTGGCACATACAAGTTCAGTCCAGAAACGATGATAGGAATTCCAATAAAAATTGAGGAAAGAGATCCCACTGTTATACTACCTGATGAGGTTAGAAAATCATATGGCTTGTTTAACGTTAAAGTAAGGGCTCCTATCTACGATTTAACACCACCGGAATACATTGATATGATAATTACAGAACGAGGAGTATTCCCACCACAAGCAGCGATACTCATTCTTAAAGAAAGCTACGGCTGGCCACCATTAAATCTTAACTTAACAATATAACACCATGGATGGTATAAACCGAGTAATAAGAGATAAAGAATACCTTGAATGGAATAAAATATATTATCATGTAGTGGGTTACGAACATCCACCAGGGTATGCTCTAGCCTTTCCAAAGTATGCACCAACCGATAAGAAAACACCATGGTATAATGGTACAACTTATTATGAACGTCTCATACCGCACTACGGTGCTGAAGGCATTGATGCATCTATAAGCAAAATAAAGGAAAAAATAAAAAGCCTTACACGATGGGACAATGTTTTTGGTGCAAACGTTCCATTAATACCATT
This region of Thermoprotei archaeon genomic DNA includes:
- a CDS encoding DUF58 domain-containing protein: MLTKRGFSILSMLPVYVFISWVSNQPIFIVSGMLIMFIIIVDSVIFKLNFEKIAWINIERIVAQNYVEVGSELLAQLKIINILNTSLGPLTIEEITSDSLKIVKWNDKNTVIIPPKGTILLEYVIKVLGLGKHKIYGTKITINDTLGLFTASVIVKNESYIMTRPNLSLVMLSIEPFINEYSYSGLSKAISGLSKEFAEIRQYLPGDDYKSLAWKIISKRPDYSLLVKEYVREEHINIKIVLDASNHMAKGLPGKRKIDVMILSTIALCYMVSKLKDNVDILVYPHFIRRVFTHRDKNQFQNIVNFLSTIMPEGERDLIKLNNYLRNVIRRGELVFIITDSDVVPLHLLTLINNIRIFKGTPIIALLNTSKFLYPPVMDTTKLIAYNILTTAYNSSLTGLNRSLKSNNIIHNLCGMDDCAQWLLTQYVKFRTLKGVAL
- a CDS encoding winged helix-turn-helix domain-containing protein, which codes for MKDKHELYDVLGSEIRRKILIFIGERGAVRFTDLKNYTGISVGSLYYHLNILEKLVIQTSDKRYTLSEEGQEAYKLLTEKNVEFSKQSITTKILYGIMLSLIISKISERRLIRLPLTTLLLISYIYIPYMVHLTPLGFFYTFTNKNYIVYSLLTWLLIYFFSDVLASLFFNKWKFGHLLLLELSVIPIFVLHVTHSFLFMFNLSNEYVLLIFQSWSLIILGFILAYTKGLRVEQGLLISLILLYINLIFIYK
- the speE gene encoding polyamine aminopropyltransferase, with the translated sequence MSKSSGILISEPVSPYSRLVVPLSKVIVDKKTRYQHVIIAETLDFGKVLVLDDYIQSSSNDEFYYHESLVHPALFTHPNPQDVLIIGGGEGATLREVLKHGTVKKAVMVDIDGELLDITKEYLSEMHQGSFFDPRSVVLVDDGFKYVMNTQNKFDVVIIDLIDPYIAESIASPLYEKYFYERVKSILNDGGIMVTQAGNSFFYKDIYQKVLLNIHQVFPIVREYDIWIPCYGYSVNYILGSLANDPGKLDAQTIRSLMIQRNVKTRFYSPKIHLNWFRDDDI
- a CDS encoding ribose 1,5-bisphosphate isomerase, translated to MSIPQVILDTAQKIMNKEIRGSTQSAIEAMNALVTGLHTIKANSIEEIENDVREWGRILLSARPSNIMLANSIRYVLDKLKDMRTYSFNEAVERITQDIVKLSEKINEAVQLITLIASRRIEDGDVILTHSLSTTVLKALFAAQDAGKNISVIVTESRPDFEGRITASQLASKGIPVTLIVDSAVRYVMKDVDKVIIGAEAVAANGAIVNKIGTSVVAMVAYEARVRVHVLAGTYKFSPETMIGIPIKIEERDPTVILPDEVRKSYGLFNVKVRAPIYDLTPPEYIDMIITERGVFPPQAAILILKESYGWPPLNLNLTI